One Glandiceps talaboti chromosome 20, keGlaTala1.1, whole genome shotgun sequence genomic region harbors:
- the LOC144450997 gene encoding gamma-aminobutyric acid type B receptor subunit 2-like: protein MAILTRRKSPHFSTLYMITVLLCERWSLLEGKDDLHLLGLFPFDSKIWAGGQSYLPAAQLAMVHINERDDVLPGYQLKMLWGDSKCNAGYAVDVMYRLLHSEPTKIMILGASCSAACQSIAQSAHLWNIVQMSYACVSPSLSDKSVYPLFTRNNPPDTVLNIPRLALLQEHGWTKVATITESARVWTEVTNDMIGMMKTNGMDVVSSESFSDIPTVQMENIKRKDVRIIVGNFYTTAALKVFCEAYKLQMYGAKYAWIIQGWYSHTWIEDSWKTDMVDCTQEQIATATEGALSVSSFTRHPEGDKKGVSNLTPHEYLAIYDDYVNNTGPSLQGYSSAGSAYDAVWALALALNNTMNVLEESNDNKRLEDFTYGDSQMAQLILKSMANVTFNGVMGRIGFNENGDAVADFRIQQIQDGAKVQIGIYKAELGMIQFDSNVPIVWQGDGPPIDDIKVDYVITKVPGYLYQIVSIVAVAGCICVVILLVINIKFRHVKIIKMSSPNINNIILCGCMFTYSSVLFTEFEGASFDPLVCCKASQYTLLLGVSSAYGALFSKTWRVHVIFTTGKLQKKIVKDGQLIAQVLMLVCIDVIIIALWEGIDPLKIVIRDTNQRQLEIGDKIFIYQIAFCESSYMSYWLGVIYSIKVLLLVFGVFLAWETRKVSIPALNDSRYIGMCIYNIVILSTLGAPIAYVLRYQPGVAYAITSVLVILGTTVTLCLLFLPKLMAQKDGQADQLTNNRTHPLATDNLTGNHANTSTGRTTTATTDAVPGNTGIQVEMRQP from the exons ATGGCTATCCTTACTCGAAGGAAATCACCCCACTTTTCAACTTTATACATGATAACTGTATTACTGTGTGAAAGATGGTCTTTGTTGGAAGGAAAGGACGATCTGCACCTCCTAGGGCTTTTTCCATTTGATTCGAAAATTTGGGCTGGAGGGCAAAGTTATTTACCAGCCGCTCAACTAGCCATGGTTCATATCAACGAACGAGACGATGTTTTACCAGGCTATCAGCTGAAGATGTTGTGGGGTGACAGCAAG TGTAACGCGGGATATGCAGTCGATGTCATGTACCGACTTCTTCATTCTGAACCTACTAAAATCATGATATTGGGAGCATCCTGTTCAGCAGCCTGTCAATCCATTGCCCAGTCAGCGCATCTTTGGAACATAGTACAG ATGTCATATGCATGTGTGTCACCTTCATTATCGGACAAGAGTGTGTATCCTCTGTTTACCAGAAACAACCCACCAGACACCGTCCTTAATATACCAAGATTAGCCCTACTACAAGAACATGGCTGGACCAAAGTTGCAACTATAACGGAATCTGCTCGCGTATGGACCGAG GTGACTAATGACATGATAGGAATGATGAAGACTAATGGTATGGATGTAGTTAGTTCGGAGAGCTTTAGTGACATCCCTACGGTACAAATGGAAAACATTAAG AGAAAAGATGTCAGGATTATTGTTGGAAATTTCTACACAACCGCTGCATTGAAGGTGTTTTGCGAG GCCTACAAGTTACAGATGTATGGCGCCAAGTATGCATGGATTATACAAGGATGGTATTCACACACATGGATTGAAGATTCTTGGAAAACTGACATGGTCGACTGTACACAAGAACAGATTGCTACAGCAACAGAG gGAGCATTGTCCGTGTCTTCTTTTACTCGACACCCGGAGGGAGACAAGAAGGGGGTATCAAATTTG ACTCCTCATGAATATTTGGCGATATATGATGATTACGTCAACAACACAGGACCCAGTTTACAGGGCTACAGCTCAGCGGGTTCGGCGTATGACGCAGTCTGGGCACTGGCCCTGGCTCTCAATAATACAATGAATGTATTAGAGGAATCGAATG ATAATAAACGGCTTGAAGATTTTACATATGGAGATAGTCAAATGGCACAACTGATCTTAAAAAGTATGGCAAATGTCACGTTTAATGGTGTAATG GGCCGAATTGGCTTTAATGAAAATGGTGACGCAGTGGCTGATTTTCGAATTCAACAGATTCAAG ATGGTGCGAAGGTCCAAATTGGAATATACAAGGCAGAACTGGGGATGATTCAGTTTGATTCTAACGTGCCAATAGTTTGGCAAG GTGATGGACCACCAATCGACGATATCAAAGTAGATTACGTCATAACAAAAGTACCCggatatttatatcaaattgtTTCTATTGTAGCGGTTGCTGGTTGTATCTGTGTAGTAATTCTCCTCGTCATCAATATCAAATTTAGACACGTAAA AATCATAAAGATGTCATCTCCAAATATCAACAACATAATATTGTGTGGATGCATGTTCACCTATTCCTCTGTACTGTTTACGGAGTTTGAGGGCGCCAGTTTCGATCCATTGGTCTGTTGTAAGGCATCACAGTATACTCTTTTACTTGGAGTGTCAAGTGCCTATGGAGCTCTATTCTCGAAAACCTGGAGAGTACATGTTATTTTTACCACCGGAAAACTACAGAAAAAG ATAGTGAAAGACGGTCAGTTGATTGCGCAGGTATTAATGCTTGTCTGTATCGACGTCATAATTATTGCATTATGGGAAGGCATCGATCCGCTGAAAATAGTGATCAGAGACACAAATCAACGA caattaGAAATAGGAGACAAGATATTTATTTACCAAATTGCTTTTTGCGAGTCTTCATATATGTCTTACTGGTTGGGAGTTATATATTCCATAAAAGTTCTACTGCTGGTATTTGGCGTTTTTCTAGCATGGGAAACCCGAAAG GTTTCCATACCAGCTTTGAATGATTCCCGGTATATTGGTATGTGCATTTACAATATCGTCATTTTGAGTACCCTCGGAGCACCAATAGCATATGTCCTTCGTTACCAGCCAGGTGTTGCATATGCTATAACGTCTGTCTTGGTAATACTAGGGACAACTGTAACACTGTGTCTTTTATTCTTACCGAAG CTTATGGCGCAAAAAGATGGTCAGGCCGATCAGTTGACGAATAATCGTACACACCCCTTAGCAACAGACAACCTAACGGGAAACCATGCTAATACCAGTACGGGGCGAACAACTACCGCTACGACGGACGCCGTTCCCGGCAACACTGGGATACA GGTGGAAATGAGACAACCATGA